In Halalkalibaculum roseum, a single window of DNA contains:
- a CDS encoding potassium transporter Kup — MQEESKGDSPPTGRRLLVLGLTAIGVVYGDIGTSPIYAIRESFHASYGLEATPANVLGVLSLIFWSLILVISIKYLVLVLRADNNGEGGIIALTALVSPPNQKFRGRKWVLVLIGLFGAALLYGDSMITPAISVLSAIEGLQVATPVFQPYVIPITILILIGLFAVQSHGTAGVGAVFGPITLVWFLTLAILGGFQVFQHPDVLAAINPGYGFDFFLRNRWAGFLVLGSVFLVVTGGEALYADIGHFGLRPIRLTWFCVVLPSLLLNYFGQGALIISHPEAVHHPFYNLVPEWGLYPLVILATVATIIASQAVISGAFSLTQQAVQLGYLPRLKVLHTSAKRMGQIYLPVVNWILAISCIGLVIGFRTSSDLASAYGVAVTTDMVFTTVLFAVVAHSKWAWSKWIVALMGIGLLTVDLSFWGANLPKIPSGGWFPLVIAGIMFLVMTTWKRGRRILSDRLSEKIISHEEFVEIIQEMNPERVSGTAIFMDSHPEGTPHALLHNLEHNKILHERVFFLTLITREVPRVPKQDRYEVQALGENTYRILAYYGFAEDPDVPKLLKHCEVEGEGFDIENTTFFLGRETMLATKEPGMAIWREKLFARMSRNAQRAASYFNIPSERVVEIGTQIEL; from the coding sequence ATGCAAGAAGAAAGTAAAGGTGATTCACCCCCGACAGGGCGGCGTCTTTTGGTTCTTGGACTGACAGCCATAGGGGTTGTATACGGTGATATCGGAACGAGTCCGATTTACGCTATTAGGGAATCTTTCCATGCCTCCTATGGTCTGGAGGCCACGCCTGCTAATGTACTGGGAGTACTTTCTCTGATTTTCTGGTCGCTTATACTTGTGATCTCTATAAAATACCTGGTACTGGTTTTGCGAGCCGACAATAACGGGGAAGGAGGTATTATTGCCTTGACAGCCCTCGTCAGTCCCCCAAATCAAAAATTTCGCGGTCGAAAATGGGTGCTGGTATTAATTGGGTTGTTCGGTGCTGCGCTGTTGTACGGAGACAGCATGATAACGCCCGCCATATCTGTTCTGAGTGCTATTGAAGGTCTTCAAGTGGCTACACCCGTTTTTCAACCTTATGTTATTCCCATCACCATTTTAATTCTGATCGGCTTGTTTGCCGTGCAGTCTCACGGTACGGCGGGTGTAGGTGCAGTGTTCGGGCCAATTACACTCGTATGGTTTTTGACGCTGGCAATACTGGGCGGCTTCCAGGTTTTTCAGCACCCCGACGTGCTGGCAGCAATAAATCCCGGTTATGGTTTTGATTTCTTTTTGCGCAACAGGTGGGCAGGTTTCCTGGTACTTGGTTCGGTATTTCTTGTGGTAACCGGTGGCGAAGCTTTGTATGCCGATATAGGGCATTTCGGTCTGCGTCCCATTCGTCTCACCTGGTTTTGCGTGGTTTTACCCTCACTGCTATTAAACTATTTTGGCCAGGGCGCCCTGATCATCAGTCATCCGGAAGCAGTACACCATCCATTTTATAATCTGGTGCCGGAATGGGGTCTCTATCCGTTGGTAATACTTGCTACCGTTGCCACGATCATTGCTTCCCAAGCTGTCATCTCCGGTGCCTTTTCACTGACACAGCAGGCCGTGCAATTGGGATACCTGCCAAGATTGAAGGTACTACACACCTCTGCGAAAAGAATGGGTCAGATTTATTTACCTGTCGTCAACTGGATTCTTGCCATATCCTGTATCGGATTGGTAATCGGTTTTCGCACCTCCAGTGATTTGGCTTCAGCCTATGGTGTTGCCGTTACCACCGATATGGTCTTCACCACGGTACTATTTGCCGTAGTAGCACACAGTAAATGGGCCTGGAGCAAGTGGATAGTTGCACTGATGGGAATCGGACTTCTCACGGTAGACCTCTCCTTCTGGGGAGCCAACTTACCTAAAATTCCATCCGGGGGTTGGTTCCCACTGGTTATTGCTGGTATTATGTTTCTCGTCATGACTACCTGGAAAAGAGGTAGAAGAATTTTAAGTGACCGTTTGAGTGAAAAAATTATTTCTCACGAGGAGTTTGTAGAAATAATTCAAGAGATGAATCCTGAACGGGTTTCCGGAACCGCAATTTTTATGGATTCACACCCGGAAGGCACCCCGCATGCCCTGCTGCACAACCTGGAGCATAATAAGATTCTTCATGAACGCGTCTTTTTTCTGACTCTCATTACCAGGGAGGTACCGAGAGTGCCTAAACAGGATCGATATGAGGTGCAAGCTCTGGGAGAAAATACCTATCGTATCCTGGCTTACTACGGCTTTGCCGAAGATCCTGACGTACCAAAGCTGCTGAAACACTGTGAAGTAGAAGGTGAGGGTTTTGATATAGAG